The following are encoded together in the Tripterygium wilfordii isolate XIE 37 chromosome 3, ASM1340144v1, whole genome shotgun sequence genome:
- the LOC119990754 gene encoding magnesium-transporting ATPase, P-type 1-like isoform X1 — protein MGRPKILTIFNGSNHEDGDRIPLSNTVRENLVNKPDTHQDRFCRSVFNYLGSLFSNKKIDGGSRTDEEEKVISWLYSLAKSGKDLVFEYVRSTERGLSFTEAERRLKENGPNVPLEHAFPSWWHLLWNAFFHPFNIILIVLSAISFITSDNPNGCIMLALVFISVSLRFYKEYSSSKAAMKLSEFVRCPIKVQRCAGRVVQTELVVQVDQRDIVPGDIVIFEPGDLFPGDVRLLSSKHLVVSQSSLTGESGITEKTADVNEDQSTPLLELKNICFMGTNVVSGSGTGLVISTGPKTYTSTIFSNVGKHKPPDDFEEGIRHISYVLVGVMLVIVTIIILIDYFTSHIWSESILFGVSVACALTPQMLPVIVNASLAKGALAMARERCIVKSLTAIRDMGSMDILCIDKTGTLTMNRAIVIDHIDGWGSSKEKVLQFVFLNSYFKTEQKYPLDDAILAFVYTNGYRFKPSKWRKKDEIPFDFIRRRVSVILETVSTVERSSPFLDTLVVTKGALEEVMKVCSFIEHIDTGAVTTFSSEDYHRIRNMEEELSNDGLRIIGVAVKRLRMRRNDLSIVNVETAESDMVFLGVITFFDPPKDSAKQALWRLADKGVKAKVLTGDSLALAIRICKEVGIRTSNVTTGPELELLDEQSFHETIKRVTVLARLTPTQKLRVVQSLQTTGNNVVGFLGDGINDAPALDAANVAISVDSGVSVAKDFADIILLEKDLNVLIAGVEQGRLTFGNTMKYIKMSVIANIGSVLSLFIAYLFLDFEPLTPGQLLTQNFLYSVGQIAIPWDGMDEDDTKTPQRWSEKGLPMFILWNGPVCTLCDIAALLFLMLYYKSHDKELDARYEFFHSAWFVEGLLMQTLIIHLIRTEKIPFIQDVASWPVICSTVVISAIGISIPFTIIGEVMGFVGLPISYFGFLVVLFLGYFSAGQVVKRIYILIYKKWL, from the exons AAGTAACCACGAAGATGGAGACAGAATTCCCTTATCTAATACTGTTCGTGAAAATCTTGTCAACAAACCTGATACCCATCAAGATCGGTTCTGTCGTTCTGTCTTTAACTATCTTGGCAGCCTCTTCTCTAACA AGAAAATTGATGGTGGGTCACGGACTGATGAGGAAGAGAAGGTAATTTCTTGGTTATACTCCTTGGCCAAATCGGGCAAAGATTTGGTCTTCGAGTATGTTCGATCCACTGAAAGGG GTTTGAGCTTCACTGAAGCTGAGAGGAGACTGAAGGAAAATGGCCCAAATGTTCCTCTTGAACATGCTTTTCCAAGCTGGTGGCATCTACTGTGGAATGCCTTTTTCCATCCATTCAATATCATTCTAATTGTGTTGTCAGCTATCTCATTCATTACCAGTGACAATCCAAATGGATGTATCATGCTTGCATTGGTTTTTATTAGTGTTTCCCTCCGGTTTTACAAG GAATACAGCAGTTCAAAAGCTGCCATGAAACTTTCAGAATTTGTAAGATGCCCGATTAAAGTTCAAAGATGTGCAGGTCGAGTTGTTCAAACTGAGTTGGTAGTTCAGGTTGATCAACGAGATATTGTTCCCGGAGACATTGTCATTTTTGAACCCGGGGATCTTTTCCCAGGTGATGTGAGACTTCTATCTTCAAAACACCTTGTCGTAAG CCAGTCCTCATTAACAGGGGAGTCTGGGATAACTGAGAAAACAGCTGATGTTAACGAAGATCAAAGCACTCCCTTGCTAGAGTTAAAGAATATATGCTTCATG GGAACAAATGTggtatctggaagtggaactgGTCTCGTTATTTCCACTGGACCCAAAACTTACACGAGCACCATTTTCTCAAATGTCGGCAAACATAAACCACCAGATGACTTTGAGGAAGGCATCCGACATATATCTTATGTGCTTGTTGGCGTTATGCTTGTAATAGTCACTATCATAATCTTGATAGATTACTTCACTTCTCATATTTGGAGTGAGAGCATTCTCTTTGGAGTTTCTGTTGCATGTGCACTCACTCCTCAGATGCTTCCCGTTATCGTTAACGCTAGTCTTGCAAAAGGAGCACTTGCAATGGCCAGGGAGAGATGCATAGTCAAAAGTTTAACTGCCATACGAGACATGGGATCTAT GGatatcctatgcatagacaagactGGTACACTGACCATGAACCGTGCAATCGTGATCGATCATATTGACGGCTGGGGTTCATCGAAAGAAAAGGTCTTACAGTTTGTCTTCCTTAATTCTTACTTCAAGACTGAACAGAAGTATCCTCTAGATGATGCAATATTGGCATTTGTATACACAAACGGATACAGGTTCAAGCCATCTAAATGGAGAAAGAAAGACGAGATCCCTTTTGATTTTATAAGACGAAGGGTTTCTGTTATCTTGGAGACCGTCTCAACTGTAGAAAGAAGCAGCCCATTCCTGGATACACTCGTCGTTACCAAGGGAGCATTGGAGGAAGTAATGAAAGTTTGTTCTTTTATTGAGCACATTGATACTGGTGCAGTTACTACTTTCTCTTCTGAAGACTATCACAGGATTCGAAATATGGAAGAAGAATTAAGCAATGATGGCCTAAGGATTATCGGGGTTGCAGTAAAGAGGCTAAGAATG AGGAGAAATGATCTAAGCATAGTCAATGTTGAAACTGCTGAATCAGACATGGTATTCCTAGGTGTAATTACATTCTTTGACCCACCCAAGGACTCGGCAAAGCAAGCTCTGTGGAGGCTAGCAGACAAGGGAGTAAAAGCAAAAGTATTGACAGGTGACTCACTCGCGCTTGCAATAAGGATCtgcaaagaagttggaattagaACCAGTAATGTAACTACAGGACCTGAGCTTGAACTACTTGATGAGCAGTCGTTCCACGAGACCATCAAAAGAGTGACAGTACTTGCTCGGCTCACTCCAACTCAGAAACTCCGCGTGGTGCAGTCCTTGCAGACAACTGGTAACAATGTAGTTGGGTTCTTGGGAGATGGAATAAACGACGCACCTGCACTAGATGCTGCAAATGTAGCTATCTCTGTAGATTCAGGAGTGTCAGTTGCCAAAGACTTTGCTGATATTATTTTACTGGAGAAAGATCTTAATGTCCTCATTGCTGGAGTTGAGCAGGGTCGTCTCACCTTCGGTAACACTATGAAATACATCAAAATGTCAGTTATTGCCAACATAGGAAGTGTTCTTTCACTTTTCATAGCATATCTGTTCCTGGATTTTGAGCCATTGACTCCAGGGCAGCTGCTTACACAGAACTTCTTATACAGTGTGGGTCAGATTGCAATCCCCTGGGACGGAATGGATGAAGATGATACTAAAACTCCCCAGAGATGGTCTGAGAAAGGCTTGCCTATGTTCATACTATGGAATGGTCCTGTATGTACTCTCTGCGACATTGCCGCCTTATTGTTCCTTATGCTCTATTACAAGTCTCATGATAAAGAATTGGACGCCAGGTATGAATTCTTCCATTCTGCTTGGTTCGTCGAGGGGCTTCTCATGCAGACCTTAATAATCCACTTGATCCGTACAGAAAAGATACCATTCATCCAGGACGTCGCCTCCTGGCCTGTAATTTGTTCCACGGTTGTGATTTCTGCCATTGGCATCTCAATTCCATTCACAATAATTGGAGAAGTTATGGGATTTGTTGGGTTGCCAATTTCGTATTTTGGGTTTCTGGTTGTGCTTTTCCTGGGATATTTTTCGGCTGGTCAAGTCGTCAAGAGGATATACATTCTGATATACAAGAAATGGCTTTAG
- the LOC119990754 gene encoding magnesium-transporting ATPase, P-type 1-like isoform X2 → MGRPKILTIFNGSNHEDGDRIPLSNTVRENLVNKPDTHQDRFCRSVFNYLGSLFSNKKIDGGSRTDEEEKVISWLYSLAKSGKDLVFEYVRSTERGLSFTEAERRLKENGPNVPLEHAFPSWWHLLWNAFFHPFNIILIVLSAISFITSDNPNGCIMLALVFISVSLRFYKEYSSSKAAMKLSEFVRCPIKVQRCAGRVVQTELVVQVDQRDIVPGDIVIFEPGDLFPGDVRLLSSKHLVVSQSSLTGESGITEKTADVNEDQSTPLLELKNICFMGTNVVSGSGTGLVISTGPKTYTSTIFSNVGKHKPPDDFEEGIRHISYVLVGVMLVIVTIIILIDYFTSHIWSESILFGVSVACALTPQMLPVIVNASLAKGALAMARERCIVKSLTAIRDMGSMDILCIDKTGTLTMNRAIVIDHIDGWGSSKEKVLQFVFLNSYFKTEQKYPLDDAILAFVYTNGYRFKPSKWRKKDEIPFDFIRRRVSVILETVSTVERSSPFLDTLVVTKGALEEVMKVCSFIEHIDTGAVTTFSSEDYHRIRNMEEELSNDGLRIIGVAVKRLRMRRNDLSIVNVETAESDMVFLGVITFFDPPKDSAKQALWRLADKGVKAKVLTGDSLALAIRICKEVGIRTSNVTTGPELELLDEQSFHETIKRVTVLARLTPTQKLRVVQSLQTTGNNVVGFLGDGINDAPALDAANVAISVDSGVSVAKDFADIILLEKDLNVLIAGVEQGRLTFGNTMKYIKIVGQIAIPWDGMDEDDTKTPQRWSEKGLPMFILWNGPVCTLCDIAALLFLMLYYKSHDKELDARYEFFHSAWFVEGLLMQTLIIHLIRTEKIPFIQDVASWPVICSTVVISAIGISIPFTIIGEVMGFVGLPISYFGFLVVLFLGYFSAGQVVKRIYILIYKKWL, encoded by the exons AAGTAACCACGAAGATGGAGACAGAATTCCCTTATCTAATACTGTTCGTGAAAATCTTGTCAACAAACCTGATACCCATCAAGATCGGTTCTGTCGTTCTGTCTTTAACTATCTTGGCAGCCTCTTCTCTAACA AGAAAATTGATGGTGGGTCACGGACTGATGAGGAAGAGAAGGTAATTTCTTGGTTATACTCCTTGGCCAAATCGGGCAAAGATTTGGTCTTCGAGTATGTTCGATCCACTGAAAGGG GTTTGAGCTTCACTGAAGCTGAGAGGAGACTGAAGGAAAATGGCCCAAATGTTCCTCTTGAACATGCTTTTCCAAGCTGGTGGCATCTACTGTGGAATGCCTTTTTCCATCCATTCAATATCATTCTAATTGTGTTGTCAGCTATCTCATTCATTACCAGTGACAATCCAAATGGATGTATCATGCTTGCATTGGTTTTTATTAGTGTTTCCCTCCGGTTTTACAAG GAATACAGCAGTTCAAAAGCTGCCATGAAACTTTCAGAATTTGTAAGATGCCCGATTAAAGTTCAAAGATGTGCAGGTCGAGTTGTTCAAACTGAGTTGGTAGTTCAGGTTGATCAACGAGATATTGTTCCCGGAGACATTGTCATTTTTGAACCCGGGGATCTTTTCCCAGGTGATGTGAGACTTCTATCTTCAAAACACCTTGTCGTAAG CCAGTCCTCATTAACAGGGGAGTCTGGGATAACTGAGAAAACAGCTGATGTTAACGAAGATCAAAGCACTCCCTTGCTAGAGTTAAAGAATATATGCTTCATG GGAACAAATGTggtatctggaagtggaactgGTCTCGTTATTTCCACTGGACCCAAAACTTACACGAGCACCATTTTCTCAAATGTCGGCAAACATAAACCACCAGATGACTTTGAGGAAGGCATCCGACATATATCTTATGTGCTTGTTGGCGTTATGCTTGTAATAGTCACTATCATAATCTTGATAGATTACTTCACTTCTCATATTTGGAGTGAGAGCATTCTCTTTGGAGTTTCTGTTGCATGTGCACTCACTCCTCAGATGCTTCCCGTTATCGTTAACGCTAGTCTTGCAAAAGGAGCACTTGCAATGGCCAGGGAGAGATGCATAGTCAAAAGTTTAACTGCCATACGAGACATGGGATCTAT GGatatcctatgcatagacaagactGGTACACTGACCATGAACCGTGCAATCGTGATCGATCATATTGACGGCTGGGGTTCATCGAAAGAAAAGGTCTTACAGTTTGTCTTCCTTAATTCTTACTTCAAGACTGAACAGAAGTATCCTCTAGATGATGCAATATTGGCATTTGTATACACAAACGGATACAGGTTCAAGCCATCTAAATGGAGAAAGAAAGACGAGATCCCTTTTGATTTTATAAGACGAAGGGTTTCTGTTATCTTGGAGACCGTCTCAACTGTAGAAAGAAGCAGCCCATTCCTGGATACACTCGTCGTTACCAAGGGAGCATTGGAGGAAGTAATGAAAGTTTGTTCTTTTATTGAGCACATTGATACTGGTGCAGTTACTACTTTCTCTTCTGAAGACTATCACAGGATTCGAAATATGGAAGAAGAATTAAGCAATGATGGCCTAAGGATTATCGGGGTTGCAGTAAAGAGGCTAAGAATG AGGAGAAATGATCTAAGCATAGTCAATGTTGAAACTGCTGAATCAGACATGGTATTCCTAGGTGTAATTACATTCTTTGACCCACCCAAGGACTCGGCAAAGCAAGCTCTGTGGAGGCTAGCAGACAAGGGAGTAAAAGCAAAAGTATTGACAGGTGACTCACTCGCGCTTGCAATAAGGATCtgcaaagaagttggaattagaACCAGTAATGTAACTACAGGACCTGAGCTTGAACTACTTGATGAGCAGTCGTTCCACGAGACCATCAAAAGAGTGACAGTACTTGCTCGGCTCACTCCAACTCAGAAACTCCGCGTGGTGCAGTCCTTGCAGACAACTGGTAACAATGTAGTTGGGTTCTTGGGAGATGGAATAAACGACGCACCTGCACTAGATGCTGCAAATGTAGCTATCTCTGTAGATTCAGGAGTGTCAGTTGCCAAAGACTTTGCTGATATTATTTTACTGGAGAAAGATCTTAATGTCCTCATTGCTGGAGTTGAGCAGGGTCGTCTCACCTTCGGTAACACTATGAAATACATCAAAAT TGTGGGTCAGATTGCAATCCCCTGGGACGGAATGGATGAAGATGATACTAAAACTCCCCAGAGATGGTCTGAGAAAGGCTTGCCTATGTTCATACTATGGAATGGTCCTGTATGTACTCTCTGCGACATTGCCGCCTTATTGTTCCTTATGCTCTATTACAAGTCTCATGATAAAGAATTGGACGCCAGGTATGAATTCTTCCATTCTGCTTGGTTCGTCGAGGGGCTTCTCATGCAGACCTTAATAATCCACTTGATCCGTACAGAAAAGATACCATTCATCCAGGACGTCGCCTCCTGGCCTGTAATTTGTTCCACGGTTGTGATTTCTGCCATTGGCATCTCAATTCCATTCACAATAATTGGAGAAGTTATGGGATTTGTTGGGTTGCCAATTTCGTATTTTGGGTTTCTGGTTGTGCTTTTCCTGGGATATTTTTCGGCTGGTCAAGTCGTCAAGAGGATATACATTCTGATATACAAGAAATGGCTTTAG
- the LOC119990768 gene encoding probable glucan 1,3-beta-glucosidase A isoform X3, with protein MKLLWRISQSEFQLRTAQGNFLACAGEGCSVDATVNSSSAAETFYIERNNNSRIHIKLTSGVYVQATIGNQLTGDYPGKPGWDDNAATFEMTIVSNNLHGDYQLGNGYGHIEAKKVLEKHRNSFITMEDFNFLYRHGINTLRIPVGWWIAFDPDPPEPFIGGSLEALDNTFLWAQTYKIKCIIDLHAAPGSQNGMEHSASRDGSTDWPTSQDYISQSLDVIDFLASRYASHPALLGIELLNEPSASSVPLDILVPYYKQGYKTVRKYSSTAYVIICQRIGNADPLELYQANIGSHNVVLDLHYYNLFDTFFVNLSSVDNILYLYKTREAQLQALNGANGPLVFIGEWVNEWNVTSGLQEDYQKFGRAQLEVYNAASFGWAYWTLKNDRKHWDFEWNIRNNYLQFGISPKRQIFDGFVLLVSVCGWLCMHHVL; from the exons ATGAAACTG TTATGGCGAATTTCTCAATCAGAATTTCAGTTGCGTACTGCACAAGGCAACTTTCTGGCATGTGCTGGTGAAGGGTGCTCAGTAGATGCAACAGTGAATTCGTCTTCAGCAGCAGAAACATTTTACATTGAAAGGAATAACAACAGTAGAATTCACATTAAACTAACAAGTGGGGTCTACGTGCAG GCTACTATAGGAAATCAGCTTACGGGAGACTATCCAGGGAAACCAGGATGGGATGATAATGCAGCCACATTTGAAATGACAATTGTCTCAAATAACTTGCATGGAGATTACCAGCTTGGTAATGGATACGGACATATTGAGGCCAAAAAGGTTCTCGAG AAACATAGAAACAGTTTCATCACTATGGAAGATTTCAACTTTCTGTATAGACATGGAATAAATACTTTGAGGATTCCGGTTGGTTGGTGGATTGCTTTTGATCCTGATCCACCAGAACCCTTTATAGGGGGGTCCTTGGAAGCCCTAGATAATACTTTCTTGTGGGCACA AACctataaaataaaatgcataaTTGATCTTCATGCTGCTCCTGGCTCACAAAATGGTATGGAACATAGTGCCAGTAGAGATGGTTCAACCGACTGGCCAACTTCTCAGGATTACATCTCACAGTCATTGGATGTAATAGACTTTTTGGCTTCCAG GTATGCAAGTCATCCTGCTTTGCTGGGAATTGAGCTCTTAAATGAACCATCAGCATCCTCAGTTCCATTAGATATTTTGGTTCCGTATTACAAACAAGGCTACAAAACTGTTAGAAAATATTCATCAACAGCCTATGTGATAATTTGTCAAAGAATCGGCAACGCAGATCCACTGGAGCTCTATCAGGCTAATATCGGCTCTCACAATGTTGTATTGGATCTGCATTACTACAATCTCTTCGACACATTCTTCGTAAATTTGAGCAGTGTGGATAATATCCTATATCTATACAAGACCCGGGAAGCTCAGCTGCAGGCCCTGAACGGCGCAAATGGTCCCCTTGTTTTTATTG GAGAATGGGTGAATGAATGGAATGTGACAAGCGGATTGCAGGAAGATTATCAAAAATTTGGAAGGGCTCAATTAGAGGTTTATAATGCAGCTTCTTTTGGATGGGCTTATTGGACACTCAAAAATGACCGGAAGCACTGGGATTTTGAATGGAACATCAGGAACAATTATCTCCAATTCG GGATTTCACCAAAGAGGCAAATTTTCGAtggttttgttttgcttgtatcAGTTTGTGGATGGCTATGTATGCATCATGTGCTATGA
- the LOC119990768 gene encoding probable glucan 1,3-beta-glucosidase A isoform X1, with protein sequence MELFFWKWVVVFLLSCWFIFPRARSVEGLGGDSKVRGVNLGGWLVVEGWIKPSLFDGIPNGDMLDGTQIQLKSVTLQKYVSAENGGGMGVTADRDTASSWETFRLWRISQSEFQLRTAQGNFLACAGEGCSVDATVNSSSAAETFYIERNNNSRIHIKLTSGVYVQATIGNQLTGDYPGKPGWDDNAATFEMTIVSNNLHGDYQLGNGYGHIEAKKVLEKHRNSFITMEDFNFLYRHGINTLRIPVGWWIAFDPDPPEPFIGGSLEALDNTFLWAQTYKIKCIIDLHAAPGSQNGMEHSASRDGSTDWPTSQDYISQSLDVIDFLASRYASHPALLGIELLNEPSASSVPLDILVPYYKQGYKTVRKYSSTAYVIICQRIGNADPLELYQANIGSHNVVLDLHYYNLFDTFFVNLSSVDNILYLYKTREAQLQALNGANGPLVFIGEWVNEWNVTSGLQEDYQKFGRAQLEVYNAASFGWAYWTLKNDRKHWDFEWNIRNNYLQFGISPKRQIFDGFVLLVSVCGWLCMHHVL encoded by the exons atggaactttttttttggaaatgggTAGTTGTATTTTTGCTGTCTTGTTGGTTCATCTTCCCTCGTGCACGCTCAG TGGAGGGATTAGGGGGAGATTCCAAAGTTAGAGGAGTGAATTTGGGAGGATGGCTGGTTGTGGAAGGATGGATTAAGCCTTCACTGTTTGATGGCATTCCCAATGGTGACATGCTG GATGGCACACAGATCCAACTAAAATCTGTTACGTTGCAAAAGTATGTATCTGCAGAGAATGGGGGTGGCATGGGCGTTACTGCAGATAGAGATACTGCTTCCTCATGGGAAACTTTCAGG TTATGGCGAATTTCTCAATCAGAATTTCAGTTGCGTACTGCACAAGGCAACTTTCTGGCATGTGCTGGTGAAGGGTGCTCAGTAGATGCAACAGTGAATTCGTCTTCAGCAGCAGAAACATTTTACATTGAAAGGAATAACAACAGTAGAATTCACATTAAACTAACAAGTGGGGTCTACGTGCAG GCTACTATAGGAAATCAGCTTACGGGAGACTATCCAGGGAAACCAGGATGGGATGATAATGCAGCCACATTTGAAATGACAATTGTCTCAAATAACTTGCATGGAGATTACCAGCTTGGTAATGGATACGGACATATTGAGGCCAAAAAGGTTCTCGAG AAACATAGAAACAGTTTCATCACTATGGAAGATTTCAACTTTCTGTATAGACATGGAATAAATACTTTGAGGATTCCGGTTGGTTGGTGGATTGCTTTTGATCCTGATCCACCAGAACCCTTTATAGGGGGGTCCTTGGAAGCCCTAGATAATACTTTCTTGTGGGCACA AACctataaaataaaatgcataaTTGATCTTCATGCTGCTCCTGGCTCACAAAATGGTATGGAACATAGTGCCAGTAGAGATGGTTCAACCGACTGGCCAACTTCTCAGGATTACATCTCACAGTCATTGGATGTAATAGACTTTTTGGCTTCCAG GTATGCAAGTCATCCTGCTTTGCTGGGAATTGAGCTCTTAAATGAACCATCAGCATCCTCAGTTCCATTAGATATTTTGGTTCCGTATTACAAACAAGGCTACAAAACTGTTAGAAAATATTCATCAACAGCCTATGTGATAATTTGTCAAAGAATCGGCAACGCAGATCCACTGGAGCTCTATCAGGCTAATATCGGCTCTCACAATGTTGTATTGGATCTGCATTACTACAATCTCTTCGACACATTCTTCGTAAATTTGAGCAGTGTGGATAATATCCTATATCTATACAAGACCCGGGAAGCTCAGCTGCAGGCCCTGAACGGCGCAAATGGTCCCCTTGTTTTTATTG GAGAATGGGTGAATGAATGGAATGTGACAAGCGGATTGCAGGAAGATTATCAAAAATTTGGAAGGGCTCAATTAGAGGTTTATAATGCAGCTTCTTTTGGATGGGCTTATTGGACACTCAAAAATGACCGGAAGCACTGGGATTTTGAATGGAACATCAGGAACAATTATCTCCAATTCG GGATTTCACCAAAGAGGCAAATTTTCGAtggttttgttttgcttgtatcAGTTTGTGGATGGCTATGTATGCATCATGTGCTATGA
- the LOC119990768 gene encoding probable glucan 1,3-beta-glucosidase A isoform X2 has translation MGVTADRDTASSWETFRLWRISQSEFQLRTAQGNFLACAGEGCSVDATVNSSSAAETFYIERNNNSRIHIKLTSGVYVQATIGNQLTGDYPGKPGWDDNAATFEMTIVSNNLHGDYQLGNGYGHIEAKKVLEKHRNSFITMEDFNFLYRHGINTLRIPVGWWIAFDPDPPEPFIGGSLEALDNTFLWAQTYKIKCIIDLHAAPGSQNGMEHSASRDGSTDWPTSQDYISQSLDVIDFLASRYASHPALLGIELLNEPSASSVPLDILVPYYKQGYKTVRKYSSTAYVIICQRIGNADPLELYQANIGSHNVVLDLHYYNLFDTFFVNLSSVDNILYLYKTREAQLQALNGANGPLVFIGEWVNEWNVTSGLQEDYQKFGRAQLEVYNAASFGWAYWTLKNDRKHWDFEWNIRNNYLQFGISPKRQIFDGFVLLVSVCGWLCMHHVL, from the exons ATGGGCGTTACTGCAGATAGAGATACTGCTTCCTCATGGGAAACTTTCAGG TTATGGCGAATTTCTCAATCAGAATTTCAGTTGCGTACTGCACAAGGCAACTTTCTGGCATGTGCTGGTGAAGGGTGCTCAGTAGATGCAACAGTGAATTCGTCTTCAGCAGCAGAAACATTTTACATTGAAAGGAATAACAACAGTAGAATTCACATTAAACTAACAAGTGGGGTCTACGTGCAG GCTACTATAGGAAATCAGCTTACGGGAGACTATCCAGGGAAACCAGGATGGGATGATAATGCAGCCACATTTGAAATGACAATTGTCTCAAATAACTTGCATGGAGATTACCAGCTTGGTAATGGATACGGACATATTGAGGCCAAAAAGGTTCTCGAG AAACATAGAAACAGTTTCATCACTATGGAAGATTTCAACTTTCTGTATAGACATGGAATAAATACTTTGAGGATTCCGGTTGGTTGGTGGATTGCTTTTGATCCTGATCCACCAGAACCCTTTATAGGGGGGTCCTTGGAAGCCCTAGATAATACTTTCTTGTGGGCACA AACctataaaataaaatgcataaTTGATCTTCATGCTGCTCCTGGCTCACAAAATGGTATGGAACATAGTGCCAGTAGAGATGGTTCAACCGACTGGCCAACTTCTCAGGATTACATCTCACAGTCATTGGATGTAATAGACTTTTTGGCTTCCAG GTATGCAAGTCATCCTGCTTTGCTGGGAATTGAGCTCTTAAATGAACCATCAGCATCCTCAGTTCCATTAGATATTTTGGTTCCGTATTACAAACAAGGCTACAAAACTGTTAGAAAATATTCATCAACAGCCTATGTGATAATTTGTCAAAGAATCGGCAACGCAGATCCACTGGAGCTCTATCAGGCTAATATCGGCTCTCACAATGTTGTATTGGATCTGCATTACTACAATCTCTTCGACACATTCTTCGTAAATTTGAGCAGTGTGGATAATATCCTATATCTATACAAGACCCGGGAAGCTCAGCTGCAGGCCCTGAACGGCGCAAATGGTCCCCTTGTTTTTATTG GAGAATGGGTGAATGAATGGAATGTGACAAGCGGATTGCAGGAAGATTATCAAAAATTTGGAAGGGCTCAATTAGAGGTTTATAATGCAGCTTCTTTTGGATGGGCTTATTGGACACTCAAAAATGACCGGAAGCACTGGGATTTTGAATGGAACATCAGGAACAATTATCTCCAATTCG GGATTTCACCAAAGAGGCAAATTTTCGAtggttttgttttgcttgtatcAGTTTGTGGATGGCTATGTATGCATCATGTGCTATGA
- the LOC119992699 gene encoding uncharacterized protein LOC119992699 produces the protein MADIISSSSKAESSSVSASSNFFEVNPNQRLTSALLNEFNYLPWSRAILLALGGRSKLEFIDENSVAPDANSGEYKAWIANDKLVMTWLLNSMELHLAEIFSFSESSADLWKAVKEMYGNQNNAARVFQLQKDIASLQQEGKPFVQFLGSLKSMWNELSIYRPHTTDSAVLLKRAEEDKIFQLLASLSPDYEDLRSRILMNSELPSLANVCSTISREEVRRKVMNVNVKSDFSEARAYVSNHRRSEEKGNKGRRPELKCTHCNNIGHTMDRCWILHPELKPKFARDNKNAQKRFQSSGYKANHVTASSTDGLSKFTSSPIT, from the exons ATGGCAGATATTATCTCGTCCAGTTCAAAGGCAGAAAGTTCTTCTGTCTCTgcatcatcaaatttttttgaagttaatcCCAATCAGCGTTTGACTTCAGCCCTCTTGAATGAATTCAACTACCTTCCTTGGTCAAGGGCTATTTTATtggctcttggtggaagatcaaaGCTTGAATTTATCGATGAGAATAGCGTTGCTCCTGATGCCAATTCAGGAGAATATAAAGCTTGGATCGCAAATGACAAATTGGTCATGACTTGGCTGCTTAACTCTATGGAACTCCATCTTGCTGAGATTTTTAGTTTTTCAGAGTCCTCTGCAGATCTATGGAAAGCCGTTAAAGAGATGTACGGGAACCAGAATAATGCTGCGCGCGTGTTTCAACTCCAGAAAGATATTGCAAGTCTTCAGCAAGAAGGTaaaccttttgtgcaatttcttggTAGTTTGAAAAGTATGTGGAATGAATTATCCATTTATCGTCCACATACAACTGATTCCGCCGTTCTGTTAAAACGGGCTGAAGAGGATAAAATTTTTCAACTTTTGGCTAGTCTTTCTCCTGACTATGAAGATCTACGTAGTCGCATACTCATGAATTCAGAACTACCCTCCCTTGCAAATGTATGTTCAACTATTTCTAGAGAAGAAGTTCGTAGAAAAGTTATGAACGTAAATGTTAAATCTGATTTTTCTGAGGCCCGGGCCTATGTATCCAACCATAGACGAtctgaagaaaaaggaaataaggGTAGGAGACCCGAATTGAAGTGCACTCACTGTAACAATATCGGTCATACCATGGATCGATGTTGGATTCTTCATCCTGAATTAAAGCCAAAATTTGCAAGAGACAACAagaatgcacagaaacgttTCCAATCGTCAGGCTACAAGGCTAATCATGTGACAGCTTCATCCACGGATGGGCTCTCAAAGTTTACTTCTAGCCCGATCAC GTGA